Proteins from a single region of Leuconostoc gasicomitatum LMG 18811:
- the mraY gene encoding phospho-N-acetylmuramoyl-pentapeptide-transferase, protein MSENLWALARALIVTVIFMPFLIKFLKQSKEQAVIRKLGPDHQAKSGTPSMGGVLFVAAACISSLIGGGLHNGWHGVMTMVIPVVAFLAYATIGGIDDTLKLINHADDGFAFKPKLIAQTISAAVIMLIMWLMGVPFTLYVPLLGTFNLGIFYFVFLWFWLVGWSNATNLTDGLDGLLAGISIIVYAAYSIIAMNMHNQILVIFNFSVIGSLIGFLIFNKPTAKIFMGDTGSLALGAGLAIESILLGMPFSLVWFGLVFVIETLSVIIQTIGYHFWHKRIFPMAPIHHSFEKFGWSEWQIDTLFWILSVILAVAGIFYMN, encoded by the coding sequence ATGTCTGAAAATTTATGGGCGTTGGCCCGTGCACTAATCGTAACAGTGATATTTATGCCATTTCTGATTAAGTTTTTAAAACAATCAAAAGAGCAGGCAGTTATTCGAAAGCTTGGGCCAGACCATCAAGCAAAGTCTGGTACACCTAGCATGGGTGGTGTGCTTTTTGTTGCCGCTGCATGTATTAGTTCACTTATAGGTGGCGGGCTTCATAATGGGTGGCATGGTGTCATGACTATGGTGATTCCGGTAGTTGCATTTTTGGCTTATGCAACTATTGGTGGTATCGATGATACATTAAAATTAATTAACCATGCTGACGATGGTTTTGCTTTTAAGCCAAAGCTAATAGCTCAAACGATTAGTGCAGCAGTTATCATGTTAATTATGTGGCTTATGGGCGTTCCTTTCACATTGTATGTGCCATTGCTTGGAACATTCAATTTAGGCATTTTCTACTTTGTATTTCTTTGGTTTTGGCTTGTTGGCTGGTCAAATGCAACTAATCTTACTGACGGCTTAGATGGTTTATTGGCAGGTATAAGTATTATTGTTTATGCCGCTTATAGTATTATTGCTATGAACATGCATAATCAAATATTAGTTATTTTCAATTTTTCAGTGATTGGTTCCTTGATTGGCTTTTTGATTTTCAATAAACCTACAGCTAAGATCTTCATGGGTGATACTGGTTCGCTTGCTTTAGGAGCTGGTTTAGCCATTGAATCTATTTTGCTCGGTATGCCATTTTCTTTGGTTTGGTTTGGTTTGGTGTTTGTTATCGAAACACTATCAGTTATTATTCAAACAATTGGTTATCATTTCTGGCATAAGCGTATCTTTCCAATGGCACCAATTCACCATTCGTTTGAAAAATTTGGCTGGAGTGAATGGCAAATCGATACCTTGTTTTGGATTTTATCTGTCATTTTAGCAGTTGCTGGTATCTTTTACATGAATTAA
- a CDS encoding penicillin-binding protein: protein MRRIPNKKVTKNAKVFGGVLLGAIVLVTLGLGIRLFVIASGSVDGHNLNDATRRAFMANQVVPASRGKIYDANGQVLAENTTVYDMYAVLDKKVARVKDTKTGQYVDGSGHVVDKETTAEKLSKIIDMDQKDILSRLEKNVYQVEFISTKVQASKNLNIDQYKKIRALKLPGINFISRPSRIYPNGNMASHLIGAMSTNDNKKSGQSQQVGFMGIEAAENTLLAGKNGIKKYDGQVENVQDSRTVKPGNDVYLTLDSSLQNTLETRMDDLLKSTKAKATVGVLMEAKTGRIVAATQRPNFNPNGKTINPDLWANLLDQAPFEPGSTMKGVTLAAAIDSGKWRPNATYPSGTLLIDGKKVVDAFGQDQGTLTYREGFWRSSNVAFARTEQQLGAATWLKYLEKFRFLQSTKSGLNGEDAGIISYAYPIDQANTAYGQGISVTPLQMIQAYSAIANDGKEVKPYFVDKVVNPATGAVLQQGKTDTVAHPIKASTAQQVRKYMIDVVNQETGTAKEFDLRKFGYQIAAKTGTAQISENGQYLQGLSNAIHSVMVLAPEKNPKYIFYMAVKQPKIFPDPTIQITMNKVFQPLMLQALNNSDSAVKSKTTKQTVPNVVGRSIAKATQTLTDAGFRTAVVGNSGQIESQSLRPEQKSLTNQLVILHAKGNTYLPDMTGWSLTDAQSFAREVGFKLTWSGSGYIVGQTVAKNQLVVDTSQVAVRLKEKK, encoded by the coding sequence ATGAGACGGATACCAAATAAAAAAGTTACTAAAAACGCCAAAGTGTTTGGTGGTGTATTACTGGGCGCAATTGTGCTGGTAACTTTAGGGCTTGGTATACGTCTTTTTGTTATAGCGAGTGGTTCGGTTGATGGACATAACTTAAATGATGCAACACGTCGTGCATTTATGGCGAACCAGGTAGTACCAGCAAGCCGTGGCAAAATTTATGATGCTAATGGTCAAGTACTAGCAGAAAACACAACAGTTTATGATATGTATGCTGTACTTGATAAAAAAGTAGCACGTGTTAAAGATACGAAAACTGGTCAATATGTTGATGGTTCTGGTCATGTAGTAGATAAAGAAACTACTGCAGAAAAGCTTAGTAAAATTATTGACATGGATCAAAAAGATATATTAAGTCGATTAGAAAAAAATGTTTATCAAGTTGAGTTTATCTCTACAAAAGTTCAAGCAAGTAAAAATTTAAATATTGATCAGTATAAAAAAATTCGGGCTCTTAAATTACCAGGTATAAATTTCATATCACGACCATCGCGTATATATCCTAATGGCAATATGGCGTCACATTTAATTGGTGCCATGAGTACTAATGACAATAAAAAGAGTGGTCAATCTCAACAAGTTGGGTTTATGGGCATAGAAGCTGCTGAAAATACCTTACTTGCCGGAAAAAATGGCATTAAAAAATATGATGGCCAAGTGGAAAATGTGCAGGATAGTAGGACAGTAAAACCGGGAAATGATGTTTACCTTACGTTAGATAGTTCACTTCAAAATACACTTGAAACACGTATGGATGACTTACTTAAATCGACGAAGGCAAAAGCGACAGTTGGTGTTTTGATGGAAGCTAAAACTGGTCGAATCGTTGCAGCAACGCAACGTCCAAATTTCAATCCCAATGGTAAAACAATTAATCCGGACCTATGGGCTAATTTATTGGACCAAGCCCCTTTTGAGCCTGGATCAACGATGAAAGGTGTTACGCTAGCTGCAGCCATTGATTCAGGAAAATGGCGACCTAATGCCACCTACCCATCTGGGACACTCTTAATTGATGGCAAAAAAGTTGTTGATGCATTTGGGCAAGATCAAGGTACGCTCACTTATCGAGAAGGATTTTGGCGTTCTTCCAACGTTGCATTTGCACGCACTGAACAGCAACTTGGTGCCGCAACTTGGCTTAAGTATCTTGAAAAATTTCGGTTTCTACAATCGACTAAATCAGGTTTAAATGGTGAAGACGCTGGGATTATTTCTTATGCTTATCCTATTGATCAGGCCAATACGGCCTATGGCCAAGGAATTAGTGTGACACCATTACAAATGATTCAAGCCTACTCAGCTATTGCAAATGATGGAAAAGAAGTTAAACCATACTTTGTGGATAAAGTGGTTAATCCTGCAACAGGGGCAGTGCTGCAACAAGGAAAAACAGATACTGTCGCACACCCTATTAAAGCCAGCACAGCACAACAGGTTCGTAAGTACATGATTGATGTTGTTAATCAGGAGACTGGTACTGCAAAGGAATTTGATTTGCGAAAGTTTGGTTATCAAATTGCAGCTAAAACTGGAACAGCACAAATATCTGAAAATGGCCAGTATTTACAAGGATTAAGCAATGCCATTCATTCTGTTATGGTTTTGGCACCAGAAAAAAATCCAAAGTATATTTTCTATATGGCTGTAAAGCAACCTAAGATATTCCCTGATCCAACAATTCAAATAACAATGAATAAGGTATTTCAACCCTTGATGCTTCAGGCTTTAAATAATAGTGATAGTGCTGTAAAATCAAAGACAACGAAACAGACAGTACCTAATGTTGTCGGTCGGTCAATTGCTAAAGCCACGCAAACATTGACTGATGCAGGTTTTAGAACAGCTGTTGTGGGTAATAGTGGCCAAATTGAGAGCCAGTCATTACGACCAGAACAAAAATCATTAACAAATCAACTGGTGATTTTGCATGCAAAAGGTAATACATATTTGCCAGATATGACGGGCTGGAGTTTGACGGATGCACAGTCATTTGCTCGAGAAGTAGGGTTTAAACTCACTTGGTCAGGATCTGGTTATATTGTGGGCCAAACAGTGGCTAAAAATCAGTTAGTTGTGGATACTAGTCAAGTTGCTGTTAGGTTAAAAGAAAAGAAGTAA
- a CDS encoding cell division protein FtsL: MAQNAYQYSTAAEALPLAQPKTRIKYKAARWTRKERLMVAFVSAVIMILMVGVVFSSMQTNAARSNAANMQTETETTRETNNALRSDIQNKTSKQNLDEVAKKYNMTLSDSNVRNINQ; this comes from the coding sequence ATGGCACAGAATGCATATCAATATTCAACGGCAGCTGAAGCGCTACCTTTAGCACAACCAAAAACGCGTATAAAGTACAAGGCAGCGCGCTGGACACGAAAAGAGCGATTAATGGTTGCTTTTGTTTCAGCTGTCATTATGATATTGATGGTGGGTGTTGTTTTTTCCAGTATGCAGACGAATGCAGCCCGTTCAAATGCAGCAAACATGCAAACGGAAACTGAGACTACAAGAGAAACTAATAACGCTTTGCGTAGCGATATTCAAAACAAAACAAGTAAGCAAAATTTAGATGAGGTTGCTAAGAAATATAATATGACGTTATCCGATAGTAACGTCAGAAATATTAACCAATAA
- the rsmH gene encoding 16S rRNA (cytosine(1402)-N(4))-methyltransferase RsmH, whose product MTEFEHVTVLLKEAVALLNVKPDGNYVDATLGGGGHTGEILKQLDNGILYSFDQDDTAIKYNEEQYAAEIASGKLVLIHQNFRTLTEALAELGVTQVDGVLYDLGVSSVQFDDGQRGFSYNYDADLDMRMDQRQTLTAKTIINEWSFNDILRILSRYGEDRFPKQIARKIEHHRENGVINTTFELVDIIKEAIPAPARRKGGHPAKRTFQALRIAVNDELGALEDSLTQSLDLLAPGGRISAITFQSLEDRLVKQMFREKTSTPELPVGLPVLPGQFEADYTLLTRKPILPTNDETQTNHRSQSAKLRGIERK is encoded by the coding sequence ATGACTGAATTTGAACATGTCACAGTACTCTTAAAAGAAGCAGTTGCATTATTGAATGTAAAACCAGATGGTAATTATGTTGATGCAACTTTAGGTGGCGGTGGTCATACTGGTGAAATTCTTAAGCAACTAGACAATGGTATACTTTATAGTTTTGATCAAGATGATACAGCAATTAAGTATAACGAAGAACAATATGCCGCTGAAATTGCATCAGGTAAATTAGTACTAATCCATCAGAATTTTCGAACACTGACTGAAGCTTTAGCTGAACTGGGTGTGACACAAGTTGATGGCGTACTTTATGATTTAGGCGTCAGTTCAGTACAGTTTGATGATGGACAACGTGGATTTAGTTATAATTACGATGCTGATTTGGATATGCGGATGGACCAACGACAGACGTTAACAGCTAAAACAATTATTAATGAGTGGTCGTTTAATGATATTTTACGTATTTTAAGTCGATATGGAGAAGATCGCTTTCCTAAACAAATTGCACGTAAGATAGAGCATCATCGTGAAAATGGCGTGATTAATACAACATTTGAATTAGTTGATATTATCAAAGAAGCCATTCCAGCTCCAGCTAGACGTAAGGGTGGGCATCCAGCAAAGCGAACCTTTCAAGCATTGAGAATAGCCGTTAATGATGAGCTAGGGGCATTAGAGGATTCTCTGACTCAGTCACTTGATTTGCTGGCACCAGGTGGTCGTATTAGCGCTATCACATTTCAATCACTTGAAGACCGTTTAGTGAAACAAATGTTTCGTGAAAAGACATCAACCCCAGAATTACCAGTTGGTTTACCAGTTTTACCTGGTCAATTCGAAGCAGATTATACTTTATTAACACGTAAACCTATTTTGCCAACTAATGATGAAACACAAACTAATCACAGATCACAATCGGCTAAGTTACGTGGTATCGAACGCAAATAA
- the mraZ gene encoding division/cell wall cluster transcriptional repressor MraZ: MFMGEYSHTLDIKGRLIIPAKFRNQLGEKFIVTRWMEHALRAMPMPVWEKLEKQLNALPLGKKEARQFKRFVMAGAMEAEIDKQGRIIIPSNLKDYAGLEKSVTVTGSGDSFEIWSSENWHDYTLATADDFDEIAEGLVDFDF; the protein is encoded by the coding sequence ATGTTTATGGGCGAATATTCACATACGCTCGATATAAAGGGGCGACTTATTATTCCAGCAAAATTTCGAAACCAATTAGGCGAGAAGTTTATCGTGACGCGTTGGATGGAACACGCATTACGCGCCATGCCAATGCCAGTTTGGGAAAAATTAGAAAAGCAACTTAACGCGTTACCATTAGGAAAAAAAGAAGCACGTCAATTTAAACGTTTTGTGATGGCAGGGGCCATGGAAGCTGAAATTGACAAACAAGGACGAATTATAATTCCGTCAAACTTAAAAGACTATGCTGGACTTGAAAAAAGTGTGACAGTAACAGGATCTGGGGATTCATTTGAAATTTGGAGTTCAGAAAACTGGCATGATTATACACTTGCTACAGCTGATGATTTTGATGAGATTGCAGAAGGACTAGTTGACTTTGACTTCTAG
- a CDS encoding DUF4044 domain-containing protein, producing the protein MTDEQKARPINTKLQAEIDAKLNQHRVPKAVQKSRTRIEKMTLIMSWVMVLLMVGSVFYAAISALGWL; encoded by the coding sequence ATGACAGACGAACAAAAAGCACGGCCTATTAATACTAAATTACAAGCGGAAATTGATGCAAAATTAAATCAACATCGTGTTCCTAAAGCTGTTCAAAAGTCACGTACTCGCATCGAAAAAATGACACTTATCATGTCGTGGGTCATGGTTTTGTTAATGGTTGGTAGTGTTTTCTATGCTGCAATCAGTGCGTTAGGTTGGTTATAG
- a CDS encoding DAK2 domain-containing protein, producing the protein MTKMTTITNVEFGKMINAAAAALAANADTINKLNVFPVPDGDTGTNMSLSMASGAQYERDALDTDISTLAKATSKGLLMGARGNSGVILSQIFRGFSNSVEGKKTLSARDLADALMSGAQVAYKSVMKPTEGTILTVIREAASKANKVADETDDLVNLMHAVNEAAQIALASTPDLLPVLKQVGVVDSGGQGLVFVLQAFYQVLSGDFNEADLKTPDNAELDQMVKELHAGAQANSHLDPQSIEYGYCTEIMVQIAKGTTYDHEFDYETFYHHLSQLGDSLLVINDDEIVKVHVHTENPGEILRWGTHFGSLVKVKVDNMRDQQQAVIDAQRTEEAQMAKMAAAAVPASDTAVIAISSGDGVAELFKSLGVHTVISGGQTMNPSTADIVDAIKATGAKSALILPNNSNIFMAADQAVDLADIPVCVVKTRTVQQGLTAMMGYNPEAKLSDNADEMASVMLDVKSAQITKAVRDTKLNDMIIKHGDWMGILDGEIEVVTKKLLDAASQSVAKMIDDDSEIVTIIYGENTNQKDAEKLQEAVLALNDGLEVEIHNGKQPLYPFLISVE; encoded by the coding sequence ATGACTAAAATGACGACAATTACCAATGTTGAATTTGGTAAAATGATTAATGCTGCAGCAGCAGCGCTTGCCGCAAATGCGGACACGATTAATAAATTAAATGTTTTTCCGGTGCCAGATGGTGATACAGGGACAAATATGAGTCTGTCAATGGCAAGTGGCGCACAGTATGAGCGCGATGCGTTAGATACAGACATTAGCACGCTTGCTAAAGCAACGTCTAAAGGGCTTTTGATGGGAGCGCGTGGTAATTCTGGCGTTATCCTGTCACAAATATTCCGTGGCTTTTCTAACTCAGTTGAAGGCAAAAAAACGTTATCAGCACGGGATTTAGCTGACGCTTTGATGTCAGGTGCACAAGTGGCTTACAAGTCCGTTATGAAGCCAACAGAGGGTACAATTTTAACAGTCATTCGCGAAGCAGCATCAAAGGCAAATAAAGTAGCTGATGAGACGGATGATTTAGTTAATTTAATGCACGCCGTCAATGAAGCAGCACAAATTGCGCTGGCATCAACACCAGATCTATTACCTGTACTAAAACAAGTTGGTGTCGTGGATTCTGGTGGCCAAGGGCTTGTTTTTGTGTTGCAAGCATTCTACCAAGTATTAAGTGGTGATTTTAATGAAGCAGACCTTAAAACGCCTGATAATGCTGAATTAGATCAAATGGTTAAAGAATTACATGCTGGTGCACAAGCGAACAGTCATTTAGACCCCCAAAGTATAGAATATGGTTATTGCACAGAGATTATGGTGCAAATTGCGAAAGGTACAACATATGATCACGAATTTGATTATGAAACCTTTTACCATCATCTATCACAACTCGGAGATTCGTTACTTGTTATCAATGATGATGAAATTGTTAAAGTTCATGTTCATACAGAAAATCCAGGAGAAATTCTGCGTTGGGGAACCCATTTTGGCTCATTAGTCAAAGTTAAAGTCGATAACATGAGAGATCAGCAGCAAGCAGTTATTGATGCACAGCGCACAGAAGAAGCACAAATGGCTAAAATGGCCGCCGCCGCAGTACCTGCTTCTGATACGGCAGTAATTGCAATTTCATCAGGAGATGGTGTCGCTGAATTATTCAAGAGTTTAGGGGTCCATACAGTTATTTCTGGTGGTCAGACGATGAATCCATCAACGGCTGATATTGTTGATGCAATTAAAGCTACCGGTGCTAAAAGTGCTTTGATTTTACCAAATAATTCAAATATTTTCATGGCTGCTGATCAAGCTGTTGATTTGGCTGATATACCAGTATGTGTTGTCAAAACACGTACTGTTCAGCAAGGTTTAACAGCTATGATGGGATATAATCCGGAAGCAAAATTATCAGACAACGCTGATGAAATGGCTTCAGTGATGTTAGATGTCAAATCAGCCCAAATCACAAAAGCTGTGCGAGATACTAAGCTTAATGATATGATCATTAAGCATGGTGATTGGATGGGAATTCTTGATGGTGAAATTGAAGTTGTGACAAAGAAACTACTTGATGCTGCCAGCCAATCGGTGGCAAAAATGATTGATGATGATTCTGAAATTGTAACAATTATCTATGGTGAAAATACGAATCAAAAGGATGCTGAAAAACTGCAAGAAGCTGTTTTAGCTCTTAATGACGGTCTTGAGGTTGAAATTCATAATGGCAAGCAACCATTATATCCATTCTTAATTTCAGTCGAATAA
- a CDS encoding Asp23/Gls24 family envelope stress response protein, with product MAIKIKTKIGEITIENDVIATIVGGSAIENPGVVGMASRATFRDGMNQILNRENYAKGVVIHQEENGVNVDVYLVAQYGTKLSEISKSVQGKVRYNLDALLGIHATEVNVIVQGVRVTD from the coding sequence ATGGCAATCAAAATTAAAACTAAAATTGGTGAAATTACAATTGAAAATGATGTTATCGCGACCATTGTTGGTGGTTCTGCTATTGAGAATCCTGGGGTTGTTGGCATGGCTTCTCGAGCAACATTTCGTGATGGTATGAATCAAATTTTAAATCGCGAAAATTATGCTAAAGGCGTTGTCATTCATCAAGAAGAGAACGGCGTAAACGTAGATGTTTATTTGGTTGCGCAGTATGGTACAAAGTTATCAGAAATTTCTAAATCAGTTCAAGGTAAAGTAAGATATAATCTCGACGCACTACTAGGAATTCACGCAACGGAAGTTAACGTGATTGTTCAAGGTGTTCGCGTCACGGACTAG
- the rpmB gene encoding 50S ribosomal protein L28, giving the protein MAKDAITGARTRFGNQRSHALNSSRRSWKPNLQKVTVKINGAPAKKVYLSARTLKSGLKTGTIERV; this is encoded by the coding sequence ATGGCAAAAGATGCTATTACAGGCGCACGCACACGTTTTGGTAACCAACGTTCACACGCGTTGAATTCAAGTCGTCGTAGCTGGAAGCCAAACTTGCAAAAAGTGACTGTTAAGATTAACGGTGCTCCCGCAAAGAAAGTTTATTTATCAGCGCGTACTTTGAAGTCTGGATTGAAGACCGGAACTATCGAACGCGTATAA
- the trxA gene encoding thioredoxin: MTVKIIEDATFEKKTATGVSITDFWATWCGPCRMQSPVLEALSEEVDNVDFVKMDVDANPDTPAKFGIRAIPTLLVQKDGEVVERLTGFHTKDQLAAVLSKYTK; the protein is encoded by the coding sequence ATGACAGTGAAAATAATTGAAGATGCAACATTTGAAAAAAAGACAGCCACTGGCGTTAGTATCACAGATTTTTGGGCAACTTGGTGTGGCCCTTGCCGTATGCAATCACCCGTATTAGAAGCGCTTTCTGAAGAAGTGGACAACGTTGATTTTGTTAAAATGGATGTTGATGCTAACCCTGACACACCAGCAAAATTTGGTATTCGTGCCATTCCAACGTTACTCGTTCAAAAAGATGGTGAGGTTGTTGAGCGACTAACTGGTTTCCATACAAAAGATCAATTAGCAGCTGTTTTGTCAAAATATACAAAATAA
- a CDS encoding thiamine diphosphokinase, whose protein sequence is MQINILAGGATSLWPSDLFDFPGLWIGADRGAWRLYQHHIPMLMAVGDFDSLTPDELHILESHLKTNEIIHVKAEKDETDTELALLYAQAQNPDSINIFGATGGRLDHLLSNLWLLADPTFEKIVEKTKIIDNVNSVSYLKPGLKTVSKIPSAKYLGFMPLNTVANFKIIDAKYPLALTDSVYKMWSSNEFVGNMVHVSFDTGVIMVTQTRDKV, encoded by the coding sequence ATGCAAATTAACATTTTGGCAGGTGGAGCAACTTCTTTATGGCCAAGTGATTTGTTTGATTTTCCAGGTCTTTGGATTGGGGCTGATCGTGGCGCATGGCGCTTATATCAGCATCATATACCGATGTTAATGGCCGTGGGAGACTTTGACTCACTGACGCCTGATGAGTTGCATATCCTTGAATCACATCTAAAAACAAACGAAATTATACATGTTAAGGCTGAGAAAGATGAAACTGATACGGAACTTGCGTTGTTATACGCGCAAGCTCAAAATCCGGATAGCATTAATATTTTTGGTGCAACAGGGGGACGACTGGATCATCTATTAAGTAATTTGTGGTTGTTAGCTGATCCCACTTTTGAAAAAATTGTTGAAAAAACAAAAATTATTGACAATGTTAATAGTGTGAGTTATTTAAAACCAGGTTTAAAAACAGTTAGCAAAATACCAAGTGCAAAATATCTTGGATTTATGCCGCTTAACACAGTTGCTAATTTTAAGATAATTGATGCAAAATACCCATTGGCCTTAACGGATAGTGTTTACAAAATGTGGTCGTCAAATGAGTTTGTCGGTAATATGGTACATGTGAGTTTTGATACCGGCGTTATTATGGTTACGCAAACAAGAGATAAAGTATAA
- the rpe gene encoding ribulose-phosphate 3-epimerase, which yields MAGIIAPSILSADYTNLERDVKLVEAAGAEYLHIDVMDGNFVPSISYGPGWVKQLRPETKMMLDVHLMVMNPEKVVDEFADAGADIIGVHVEATPHIHRALQMIKNKGVKAEVVINPGTPVLAIESVLDMVDQVLVMTVNPGFGGQKFLPSTIEKIAQLKAIREELGYKFDIEIDGGVNNETITAAFEAGANVFVAGSYVYDKIDPTAKIATLKDLIK from the coding sequence ATGGCAGGAATTATTGCACCATCTATATTAAGTGCTGATTATACAAATTTAGAGCGTGATGTGAAGCTTGTGGAAGCCGCTGGTGCGGAATATCTTCATATTGACGTGATGGATGGTAATTTTGTACCATCGATTTCTTATGGTCCAGGTTGGGTTAAACAATTACGTCCAGAAACAAAAATGATGTTAGATGTGCACTTAATGGTCATGAATCCTGAAAAAGTTGTTGATGAATTTGCCGATGCTGGCGCAGATATCATTGGTGTGCACGTGGAGGCAACGCCACATATCCATCGGGCGTTGCAAATGATTAAGAATAAAGGTGTTAAGGCCGAAGTTGTAATCAATCCAGGAACACCTGTATTAGCAATTGAATCAGTTTTGGATATGGTTGACCAAGTGCTTGTGATGACGGTTAATCCTGGCTTTGGCGGACAAAAATTTCTGCCTTCTACAATTGAAAAAATTGCACAATTAAAAGCTATCCGTGAAGAGTTGGGTTATAAATTTGATATCGAAATTGATGGTGGTGTGAATAATGAGACGATCACTGCTGCATTTGAAGCAGGTGCAAATGTCTTTGTTGCAGGATCGTACGTCTATGATAAAATTGATCCTACTGCTAAAATTGCTACCCTGAAAGACCTGATAAAATAA
- the rsgA gene encoding ribosome small subunit-dependent GTPase A, with product MKTGRIIRSLSGYYDIQISSGEVQRTRARGEFRKSGQKPLVGDFVDFESENDEGLIWKIHPRENVLVRPPIANIDVAVIVTALKEPDFAPNLLDRQLVALAAARVTPLIYFTKSDLLTESEYIHATEVLNRYLKIGYTTILPSINNTNNNFFELRSELRGKVAVFMGQTGAGKSTLLNHLSPELGLETGVVSKALSRGKHTTRQVTLIQVDDALIADTPGFSSYEVFDFPVEQLADYFPEFVAVRQNCRFRGCLHLNEPGCAVKESLTLGAIAQSRYNSYKAFYDLIKSQKPRYKTDNRNI from the coding sequence ATGAAAACAGGACGAATTATTCGATCATTAAGCGGTTATTATGATATACAAATTTCAAGTGGTGAGGTACAACGTACACGTGCACGTGGTGAGTTTAGAAAATCAGGACAAAAACCGCTTGTTGGTGACTTTGTTGACTTTGAGAGTGAAAATGATGAGGGGCTAATTTGGAAAATTCATCCGAGAGAAAATGTGCTAGTTCGACCACCAATTGCAAATATTGATGTTGCCGTAATTGTAACAGCGCTTAAAGAACCAGATTTTGCACCGAATTTGTTAGATAGGCAATTAGTTGCATTAGCAGCTGCCCGTGTGACACCATTAATTTATTTTACGAAGTCAGATTTATTAACTGAATCAGAGTATATTCATGCAACAGAAGTGTTGAACCGCTATTTAAAAATAGGCTATACGACAATATTACCATCCATAAACAACACAAATAACAATTTTTTTGAATTGCGCTCTGAGTTGCGCGGTAAAGTTGCTGTATTCATGGGGCAAACGGGTGCTGGAAAATCAACACTATTAAATCATTTATCACCTGAGTTAGGCCTTGAAACAGGTGTTGTTTCAAAGGCATTGAGTCGTGGAAAACATACAACTCGGCAAGTAACGCTAATTCAAGTAGATGATGCCTTGATTGCTGATACACCAGGATTTTCATCGTATGAAGTTTTTGATTTTCCGGTTGAACAGTTAGCTGATTATTTTCCTGAATTTGTTGCTGTACGTCAAAATTGTCGTTTTCGTGGATGTTTACATCTCAATGAACCGGGATGTGCCGTCAAGGAAAGCTTAACTCTTGGCGCTATAGCACAATCACGGTATAATAGTTATAAGGCCTTTTACGATTTAATTAAGTCGCAAAAGCCAAGATATAAGACAGATAATCGAAACATTTAG